The following coding sequences are from one Funiculus sociatus GB2-C1 window:
- a CDS encoding sigma-70 family RNA polymerase sigma factor: protein MDGLDEQLRTLAKQACEHPPGSPERQKNLTKVIRLATKKLWKEHTPYYEDALQQTWVYFCHNICEATTGQVYDPSKGSVVTWLNTYLKRRLQDFYIDTQKQQARTAPGQIKSARSGETNDIIDPVDILEADPDVPPMLDDVRTWAEADPTGELRRICIEGYPKITVQILILRRLPPEASWKKLSAEFGLPVSTLSSFYQRQCIPRLRKFGESEGYI, encoded by the coding sequence ATGGATGGACTAGACGAACAGCTGCGAACCTTGGCCAAACAAGCCTGTGAACATCCTCCAGGTAGCCCAGAACGCCAGAAAAACTTAACGAAAGTCATTCGCCTAGCTACAAAAAAGCTTTGGAAAGAACATACACCTTACTATGAAGATGCTCTGCAACAAACATGGGTATATTTTTGCCACAATATCTGCGAAGCAACTACAGGGCAAGTTTATGACCCCAGCAAGGGCAGTGTCGTCACTTGGCTAAATACCTATCTAAAGCGGCGACTGCAAGATTTTTACATAGATACTCAAAAGCAGCAAGCCAGAACAGCTCCGGGTCAGATAAAATCAGCCAGATCCGGCGAAACTAACGATATTATTGACCCGGTAGACATCTTGGAAGCCGATCCAGATGTTCCTCCCATGCTGGACGATGTAAGAACATGGGCAGAGGCAGATCCCACAGGCGAACTGCGCCGCATTTGCATAGAAGGTTATCCTAAAATTACTGTCCAAATCTTAATATTGCGGCGTTTGCCCCCAGAAGCAAGCTGGAAAAAGCTTTCAGCAGAATTTGGTCTACCAGTTTCGACATTGAGTAGTTTTTACCAACGCCAGTGCATTCCTCGGTTGCGTAAATTTGGCGAATCGGAGGGATATATATGA
- a CDS encoding DUF1822 family protein: MSYTTNEREFALPLPITQAARRTAQQFANSMPTPDKAKQVRLNTLAVCVVNDYLQMMGISCDPTASDSWNPVVRMCADVADLDVTGVGRLECRPLSMRSLTCDIPPEVWSDRIGYVVVEIDESLHSASVLGFTETADVEELPVSQLRPVEDLIDRLSQLTQPSAAPASGKMVKLNQWLQNVIDAGWETVESVLHPQQSSLAFSFRSREIAVTTQDDLDTGIRRAKMIDLGMQLAGNAIALVLELSPESEGRYDILVQLHPAGSSIYLPPSVQLLILDESKAIFLEAEARSADNYIQLEFSGELGERFSIKVALGDATQEENFVI, encoded by the coding sequence ATGAGTTACACCACTAATGAGAGAGAATTTGCTCTACCTCTGCCTATAACCCAAGCAGCACGTAGAACAGCGCAGCAGTTTGCTAATTCTATGCCAACACCTGATAAAGCAAAGCAAGTTCGTTTGAACACGCTTGCTGTGTGTGTGGTAAATGACTACTTACAAATGATGGGGATTTCTTGCGATCCAACAGCCAGTGATAGTTGGAACCCAGTTGTCCGAATGTGCGCTGATGTGGCAGATTTAGACGTGACAGGGGTAGGTCGCTTGGAATGTCGTCCTTTATCAATGCGATCGCTTACTTGCGATATTCCCCCCGAAGTTTGGTCAGACCGAATTGGCTATGTAGTAGTTGAGATAGATGAATCATTGCACTCAGCATCTGTGCTGGGATTTACCGAAACCGCAGATGTAGAGGAGTTACCTGTTAGCCAACTCCGACCAGTGGAAGATTTAATTGATCGCTTGAGTCAACTAACGCAACCCTCCGCCGCACCTGCTTCTGGCAAGATGGTGAAATTGAACCAGTGGCTTCAGAATGTTATTGATGCAGGTTGGGAAACGGTGGAATCTGTCTTACACCCACAACAATCGAGTTTAGCCTTTAGTTTTAGAAGCAGGGAGATTGCAGTAACTACCCAAGACGATCTAGATACTGGCATTAGACGAGCTAAGATGATTGACTTGGGGATGCAGTTAGCGGGGAATGCGATCGCGTTAGTTCTAGAACTCAGTCCAGAATCCGAAGGGAGATATGATATCCTCGTCCAGTTGCATCCTGCTGGCTCTTCAATTTATCTACCGCCATCAGTGCAACTGCTGATACTCGATGAATCTAAAGCAATTTTCTTAGAAGCAGAAGCTAGAAGTGCCGATAATTACATCCAATTAGAGTTTAGCGGAGAACTGGGCGAAAGGTTTAGCATTAAGGTAGCTCTGGGTGATGCGACGCAAGAGGAAAATTTTGTTATTTAG
- a CDS encoding CHASE2 domain-containing protein, with amino-acid sequence MKNEQLAMSKLVVLKLGDGSFDNGFPVTLQIGDDGSRPFTEIIGKLPPAPEIPQHYNIWRLAYRRLGANYRLEAKPGQLTNVSKIEDCTLAANVLRLRLNLWLNSESFREIREKLLEQLMPSDKVRVIVQTEDLCLRRLPWHLWDLCDRYPKAEIALSAPAYERVEHQSPPKNGVRILAIIGNSAGINTQADRRLLEHIPNVQITFLVEPQPEELTEQLWKQGWDILFFAGHSCSQGDGETGRMYINQTDSLTIDQLKYALKKAAYSGLKIAIFNSCDGLGLARNLASLQIPQIIVMREPVPDLVAQEFLKSFIEAFARGESFYLAVREARERLQGLEAKFPCATWLPLICQNPAFVPPTWEELCGQNKSVKPNSQILINLRAAFLTSMVVTLSIMGIRYLGILQKLELKAYDQILRLQPQEKSDPRLLVVTVTEADIQAQDPAKRRGSSLSDVALNKLLQKLSEYQPRAIGLDIYRDFPVDSTQKDLATRLEKNERLIAICKVSAPEVANFGIKPPPEIPQERLGFSDFIVDDDGVVRRHLLIMSADPASPCTTPYALSVQLAFRYLDAEGISPKFTPKGNLQIGNVVFKPLEPHTGGYQQVDAWGHQVLLNYRSHRSPQDIAKQVTLTDVLKGQIDPNSVKDRIVLIGTTAQSFPDEWATPYSTGQWYEGKMPGVLVHAQMVSQILSAVLDKRTLLWVLPHWGEVLWIWGWSAIGGVLAWRIRLGLNLAIAIAIAIACLCGLCFALLVETTCWLPLVPPALALVATSASVAYTTSKTRQQQNTSKF; translated from the coding sequence ATGAAAAATGAACAATTAGCAATGAGCAAGTTAGTTGTCCTTAAGTTAGGGGATGGTAGCTTTGATAATGGATTTCCAGTCACATTGCAGATTGGAGACGACGGATCTCGCCCATTTACCGAAATCATCGGCAAACTACCTCCAGCACCAGAAATTCCCCAACATTACAATATCTGGAGATTAGCTTATCGTCGCTTGGGAGCTAATTATAGGTTAGAAGCCAAACCCGGACAACTGACCAATGTTTCCAAGATTGAGGACTGCACTCTGGCGGCAAATGTGTTGCGCCTCCGCTTGAATCTTTGGCTGAATTCCGAGTCATTTCGCGAGATTAGAGAGAAACTGTTAGAACAATTGATGCCCTCCGACAAAGTACGGGTGATTGTTCAAACTGAAGACTTATGCTTGCGGAGATTACCGTGGCATCTCTGGGATTTATGCGATCGCTATCCCAAAGCAGAAATTGCCTTAAGTGCGCCCGCCTACGAACGTGTAGAACACCAATCGCCACCCAAAAACGGAGTCAGAATCTTAGCAATTATCGGTAATAGTGCTGGAATTAATACCCAGGCAGATCGCAGATTATTAGAACATATACCCAACGTTCAAATTACCTTTCTTGTAGAACCGCAACCCGAAGAACTAACCGAACAGCTTTGGAAACAAGGCTGGGACATTCTCTTTTTCGCCGGACATAGTTGCAGTCAAGGCGATGGGGAAACAGGTCGAATGTATATTAATCAAACTGATAGTTTGACAATTGACCAACTAAAATATGCCTTGAAAAAAGCTGCTTATAGTGGCTTAAAAATTGCTATATTCAATTCTTGTGATGGATTAGGATTAGCACGAAATCTGGCATCATTGCAAATTCCGCAAATTATTGTAATGCGGGAACCAGTGCCAGACTTAGTAGCACAAGAATTTTTGAAATCTTTTATAGAAGCCTTTGCCCGTGGTGAATCATTCTATTTAGCCGTTCGGGAAGCACGGGAAAGATTGCAAGGACTAGAGGCAAAATTTCCTTGCGCTACCTGGTTGCCGCTAATTTGTCAAAATCCTGCTTTTGTGCCTCCTACTTGGGAAGAACTGTGCGGTCAAAACAAATCTGTTAAACCGAATTCCCAAATCTTAATAAACCTCCGTGCAGCGTTTCTTACCAGCATGGTAGTAACCTTATCCATAATGGGAATTCGGTATTTGGGAATACTTCAGAAACTAGAACTAAAAGCTTATGACCAAATACTGCGGCTGCAACCACAAGAAAAATCAGATCCGCGCCTGTTAGTAGTCACAGTTACGGAAGCAGATATTCAAGCTCAAGATCCAGCAAAAAGACGTGGTTCTTCCCTATCGGATGTCGCACTCAATAAACTTTTGCAAAAACTATCCGAGTATCAACCACGAGCAATTGGCTTAGATATTTATCGCGATTTTCCTGTAGATTCAACTCAGAAAGATTTAGCAACTCGTTTGGAGAAAAACGAGCGCTTGATAGCAATTTGCAAAGTTAGTGCGCCAGAAGTTGCTAACTTTGGAATTAAACCTCCGCCGGAAATTCCCCAAGAACGCTTAGGTTTTAGTGACTTTATAGTTGACGATGATGGCGTTGTCCGTCGCCATCTATTAATTATGAGTGCAGATCCGGCATCGCCGTGTACTACACCCTACGCTTTAAGCGTACAATTAGCATTCCGTTACCTAGACGCAGAAGGGATATCGCCTAAATTCACCCCAAAAGGAAACTTACAGATCGGCAATGTTGTTTTCAAGCCCTTAGAACCCCATACTGGCGGCTACCAACAAGTAGATGCTTGGGGGCATCAAGTGCTACTTAATTATCGCTCGCACCGCTCCCCCCAAGATATTGCCAAACAAGTCACGCTTACAGATGTCCTTAAAGGTCAGATAGATCCCAATTCAGTCAAAGATCGAATCGTGCTAATCGGTACTACCGCCCAAAGTTTTCCTGATGAATGGGCAACACCCTATAGTACAGGTCAGTGGTATGAGGGGAAAATGCCGGGAGTGCTGGTTCACGCGCAGATGGTGAGTCAAATCCTCAGCGCTGTTCTAGATAAGCGAACTCTATTATGGGTTTTGCCCCACTGGGGTGAAGTTTTGTGGATCTGGGGTTGGTCTGCAATTGGTGGAGTGCTGGCTTGGCGTATAAGGTTGGGACTAAATTTGGCGATCGCGATCGCAATCGCGATCGCGTGTTTATGCGGATTATGCTTTGCTTTGTTGGTAGAAACCACTTGTTGGTTGCCACTCGTTCCCCCAGCCTTAGCCTTGGTTGCAACGAGTGCAAGTGTGGCATACACAACATCTAAAACTCGACAACAGCAAAATACATCTAAATTTTAG